One genomic segment of Polyodon spathula isolate WHYD16114869_AA chromosome 17, ASM1765450v1, whole genome shotgun sequence includes these proteins:
- the LOC121330384 gene encoding metallophosphoesterase MPPED2, which translates to MAHGIPSQGKVTISVDEYSTNPTQAFTHYNINQSRFQPPHVHMVDPTPYDTPKPAGHTRFVCVSDTHSRTDGIQMPYGDVLLHTGDLTELGLPSEVKKFNDWLGSLPYEFKIVIAGNHELTFDKEFMSELVKQDYYRFPSVSKLKPEDFDNVQSLLSNCLYLQDSEVTVKGFRIYGAPWTPWFNGWGFNLPRGQSLLDKWNLIPEGIDILMTHGPPLGFRDWVPKELQRVGCVELLNTVQRRVRPKFHVFGGIHEGYGIMTDGYTTYINASTCTVSFQPTNPPVIFDLPNPQGS; encoded by the exons ATGGCTCATGGAATTCCATCCCAGGGTAAAGTTACCATCAGCGTGGATGAGTACAGCACCAACCCCACCCAGGCCTTTACCCACTACAACATCAACCAGAGCAGATTCCAGCCCCCTCATGTGCACAT GGTGGACCCAACCCCGTATGACACTCCGAAACCTGCAGGCCACACACGCTTCGTCTGTGTCTCTGACACGCACTCCCGAACAGATGGCATCCAGATGCCCTATGGAGACGTCCTCCTTCACACAGGCGATTTGACTGAGCTGGGACTGCCCTCCGAGGTTAAGAAGTTTAACGACTGGTTAG GAAGTCTTCCTTATGAATTTAAAATCGTAATTGCTGGAAACCATGAGCTGACGTTTGATAAGGAGTTCATGTCGGAGCTGGTGAAGCAGGATTACTACCGCTTTCCGTCTGTGTCCAAGTTGAAACCAGAGGACTTTGACAATGTTCAGTCACTCCTGTCGAACTGTTTATATCTGCAAGACTCGGAGGTGACAGTAAAAGGATTTCGAATATACGGGGCACCTTG GACCCCCTGGTTCAATGGGTGGGGTTTTAACCTTCCGAGAGGTCAGTCTCTATTGGACAAATGGAACCTCATTCCAGAGGGCATTGATATCCTCATGACCCACGGACCGCCACTTG GTTTCCGAGACTGGGTTCCGAAGGAATTGCAAAGAGTCGGCTGTGTAGAGCTCTTGAACACAGTGCAGAGGCGGGTGAGGCCCAAGTTCCATGTGTTTGGAGGTATCCATGAAG GTTATGGGATAATGACAGACGGTTATACAACATATATAAATGCCTCAACCTGCACTGTCAGTTTTCAGCCAACCAATCCACCTGTCATATTTGACCTCCCAAACCCACAAGGATCCTGA